Part of the Choloepus didactylus isolate mChoDid1 chromosome 27, mChoDid1.pri, whole genome shotgun sequence genome is shown below.
GAATCCAGCCCACAGGCGAGGCAGCTCTGCGGGCTGGAGGAGGACCTGCTGGCCACCTGGGGCTCAGACGGGTCTACCTGACGCCCAGGTGGGATCCCTGCAGgtacacaaggaaagaaaaaacaggacACTTGTGTTCGAGCCTAGCCACGgcttctctctgggcctcagaaaGACTTTGTCTTCCTGTACTGCTGTAAATGGATTAACTATTTGCACTTGTCCAAAAAGTATTTAGAGACACACAACATGGTCCCTAAAAATAGAATTGGTGATTCCTTTTGATGCTCACCAAAGAAAGAGCAAACAGCTGGAGCTCCAGGAAAGGCCCTTGAACCTGTGGATGGGCCCTGGGGGAGCTTCGGGGCCTTTCCAGGCTGATTTTGGCAGTATGCACGTTTCTCTTTGTGTCCCAGCACTACACCCTGCCCTGGGGCACTGTGTGGCTTCTCCCCCAAGCTGTGCTTCCTCCCACCAGCCCAGGGCTACGCCTTTCCTGGCCCAGGACCCCCAGTGGACAGAGGAGACAGCGCCTCAAGGCTGCTCCTGTTGGTGGGCCCCCtgctcacccccccacccctgcccccgaGGGGCCGACACTGACATGCTCCAACCACTGCCCACAGGAACCTACCTCGGGCCATCTTCATCTCCATCCCACTGGTGACCTTCGTGTACACGTTCACCAACATCGCCTACTTCACTGCCATGTCCCCACAGGAGCTGCTGTCCTCTAACGCCGTGGctgtggtgagtggggggccCCTCGCTTGGTCCTCGGCCCCTGCCCTggcccccccccccagcctcaTGCTGGGCCTTTCTTCTGTGCCTGCGCAGACCTTCGGGGAGAAGCTGCTGGGCTACTTCTCTTGGGTCATGCCCGCCTCCGTGGCACTTTCCACTTTCGGAGGGATCAATGGCTACCTGTTCACCTCCTCCAGGTGACTGCACGGGGGAGAGGATGGCCGTGGGTAGGTAAGGCAGCTGCATTAGTGTGCAAGCACAGGGCAGGGGAGCAGAGAACGTAAAATACAGTCAAGGGGGGCCCACCTGAAGCTGGGACGAAAAAGTCTGGGGAGGTAAAGAAAGCAAGAGGAAGGCAGGCTAGATGAGATGAAGAACTGCCCGGCAGTGGGGCTGCTGGGTCCTGGAGCAGGAGGTCAGAGGTGACAGCTCAAGAGGGACAGTGATCCAGAGCCAGTGTCCAGGATCTGGCCAGTGGGGAGGCCCAAGGCCCGGCTCATGGCCCCTACCCACCTCTGTCCCGACTCCCCAGGCTCTGCTTCTCAGGAGCCCGAGAGGGGCACCTGCCCAGCCTGCTGGCCATGATCCATGTCAGACGCTGCACCCCTATCCCTGCCCTCCTGGTCTGCGTAAGTTGGGGGACCCGGGCTGGGAGCCATGGTGGGTCTCCTGGCCGTCTCAGGGTGTGGGGAGGGGTCCTGAGCCACCTGCGAGGATGACAGGAGGCCAGTGGCAGACCAGCCCTCAGCCCCGGGTCCTCTCCAGTGCGGGGCCACAGCCGTCATCATGCTTGTGGGAGACACGTACACACTCATCAACTACGTGTCCTTCATCAACTACCTCTGCTACGGCGTCACCATCCTGGGCCTGCTCGTGCTGCGCTGGAGGCGGCCGGCCCTCCACAGGCCCATCAAGGTGAGGCCCGGCCCGGGGAGGGCTGCCTGGCTCACCCGGAGCCCCCGGACCCACCCCAACACCCGCAAAGGCACCCGGGCACGgcccttctggcttctcccatGTGCTGGGTTCCCTGGGTGCCGACATGGTTAATCCTCGTGGCAACTCCCCAAGGTGGGCGTTTGTGCACTCCCAGTTTCCAGAGGAGCTAAAGTGGGGGGAGGTTAGGGAACCCTCTAAAGGGCGCACGGGCAGCCAGGATTCCAAGAGCTCACACCGAAACAGAAGACCCTAAACTGAGCTAAGAGAAAAGCCCACCATTTGCATATCAATCCTTGAGCCTGAGAAATTCCCAGGGCCCAAAATGGGAAACatcaaaagataaaaattgaCCTTCAGCCAAGCCCAGCCCAGGCACCCGCACTCAGCCGCTGGGTGAAGCTGGGAGTGGCTGAAACGCTGACAAATCCCAGCAATGTGGGAGAGTGACCGACCCCTGGATTGCCTTGGGGcccagggaaggaaggaggttCGTTGGTGGGGGGGGCTGCACCCTGGCGCTCATGCCCGCCCTCCCCAGGTGAACCTGCTCGTCCCCGTCACGTACTTGGTCTTCTGGGCGTTTCTGTTGGTCTTCAGCTTCATCTCGGAGCCCATGGTCTGTGGGGTCGGAGTCATCATCATCCTCACGGGGGTCCCCATTTTCTTCCTGGGGGTGTTCTGGAGAAGCAAACCAAAGTGTGTGCACAGACTAACCGGTGAGCCGGGCAGCCGGGGTCTGGGggtgtcccccccacccccaccccactgcccatCCCTAGAGCTGGGCTCCCAGCAGCGGGGGTGGCCACCCAGGGCGCCCCCACCTCCACCGAACGTCTCCCCAAGATGTGACCAACCTGCAGAGGGAGCAGCTCCCTGGAAACCCCTGTGGGGGAGTCCAGTGGTGTGGTGGTCGCTGTCCCACGGAGGACTCTAGGCTCCAAGGTCcgtctgtttgtctgtctgtcttcagAGTCAATGACACGCTGGGGCCAGGAGCTGTGTTTCGTGGTCTACCCCCAGGGGTCTCCCGAAGAGGAGGAGAACGGCCCCTGCCAGCCCTCCCCACTGCCTGCCACTGACAAGCCCGTAAAGACACAATGAGACGCTTGCGGAGACTGAAGCAGCCATTTCTGTTTACATGTTTATTGAGGGGgtgtttttgaaattcaaaaaaaaaaagtgttttttgttttttgttttttttttctgggaaaaaaaaagcagtagaaTTTTTAGAAGCCTGTCGCAAAGAAGCCCTGGACATGTGGACTGGGTGGGCTCCCTGTCTCAGCGCTGCCCTGCTAGTTTTTCCTGAAAAGGTCCATGAATAAATCGGGGCTGGTTGTTTGCTGGTGCCCAGGTGAGTCCCTGGTGAGCACAGACGGGCTGGCGGTGGCATAACTCGGGGGACAGGGGGCACCCTTGTTGCTGGCAGGGGAAGGAGCCTCTAGAGGAGGCTCTCGCATTTGGGGGCTTTGCTGCTTGACCCAAGCACTCCTTCTCCTGAGGTCACTTCAGGCCCAAAGGAGCAACgaggattgggggggggggcttagTCTGCCCCTCACCTAGGCCCCTGGATGCCACCCTGAGGCTCAGCCGCCCCAGAGAGGCCAGAGGTTCACCTAAGTCATCAGAGTGAACATCAGGACCTCAAAGCCCACAGTCCCACCCACACCTTCCCAgcttacaggtggggaaactgaggccttgaAAAAGGGTGGGATGGATTTGGGCACTGTTGGTGGGTGTCTCCCCCTCTGTCCCCTAAGAAAGTACAGAGCGGGGTCTCCAGGGGATCCCTGGACTTGCAAATGACCATCCATGCCCAATTTCCCAGCCCTGCCCATGTGCCCAGGAGAATGACCCCTTGGTCAGAGGACAAAAGTACCAGCCCGGCCAGGCCCACGTTGAGACCACAGGCACTAGGATGGGGCAGCCCTGTCCCTGATCTGGCTCCTCGGGGGCTCTGCTGGAAAGGATGGCAGGAGGACTCAGGGCAGATGGAGGGCTCACCATGGACCAGGAATGAGGTCCTCGTTGCCCTGCTccgtcccccccacccccagctcctggcagggGGTTGGAGAGTGGCACAGCTCTGGGAGAGCAGCTGGAGCCACCAGAGGGTGAGAGGGGCTTGGAGCCTCAGGAAACACTCCAGAAAGCCCCGCCTGGCCCTGCCACCTCTCTggagtgggggtagggtggggaagGGGTAGAAGTGAGACCCCGGGGGTGCCCGCACTGGGGAACCTGCAGAGGGGCTCATCACACtacccctcctccctgcccagctCCCCACAGCCCCCACCTACCGGACCCACCCAGTCAGCTGCTGGGGGCCCAGCCGTGCTACCAGGCCTGTGGGGTGGCCCCTCTGTAAGAAAGAAGGACACGGAGGCAGGGTAGAAACGACTGTGTATTCCCTGGTTACAAAGCGGGGCTACGGCGGTCACCAGCGTGTCCGGGGGTCAGCAGACCAGCAGGGCCTCGTCGTCACTGGCCTCCAACGTTGGGGAGCAGGGTGGCAGGGGGCTCCTGCAGACACCCAGTGGCTCTGATGGATGGGGGCCTAGGGTGTCGCTGGCAGTGGGAGCAGAGAGCTGGGGGTTCTGGGCGGAGCAGGCCTCCCGGGATGTGTCCGGCGGGGCCAGGTTGCCCACCAAAGGTCCCCCACGGCCCTTCCTGTCCTTGTTCCTCGGCCTGCGCTCCGGGACCCCCAGGCCCGGGGGCAGCGGCAATGAAGGTCCCCCTTCAGGCGCATGGCCGGGGGCGCCGGGGGGGCCCCCGCCAGCTGCCTCGGGGCCGCCTGTGTCCGTAGGGGGTGCCGGGGCGTCCGGCGCGGGCTGGAGGAGCCCGTCGCCCAGCACCGTCTGCGAGGTGCGCGCGGCGGTCAGCAGCGGGATCTGGCCGCGCGGCGCCCGCGGCCGGTGGAAGAGCCGGTTCCAGAGGCGGCCCAGGCGGCGGCGGGAGGGCCCGCGGCGGGAGGCGTGCCGGCGCATCTGTCGCCGCATGGCGGTGCGCAGGTTCTGTAGCACCGAGGCCTGGAGCGGGGGGACGGCGGCTGAGGGCGCACGGGGCGCTGGCGGGCCGAGTCAGCACCCCGCTTCCGCCGGCCGCGGCCCCCCGCGCCGCCCTGCCCAGGCCCTTGCCGACCCCCTCCTCCGCCCCCAGATCCAGGGGGCCTCACCTGGGACGCACTGTAGACGGGGAAGTCCTCCACGGGTGGGATGAGGCCCTGCGCGATGAGCTGGCCGTACGAGGGGGGCGCCTCCCGCCGCACGAACTCAGCCTCCAGGCGCGTCATCTGGGTCTCAAAGGCCCTGGAAGCGAGGGCGGAGGGGCATCACCGCAGGGCCGGCTGGGACCCCGCGCGACCCCCTCTCGCGAGGCCCCCCTGGGGGCTCAGCAGCAGCACACACCCCACCCTGCTCCGGACCTCGCCCAGACCCCTCTGTGCACGAGAGAAGTCGCTGGGTGGCCCGAGTCCCCCTTCACAAACCCAcatcagacaaacaaaaactaaggTACCCCGGCCATGTCAGAGCTCCACCTTAGAAACTAGGAAAACCCCACATATCAAACGCCGAGGCTCAAGGAAAATTCCTGCTAGTCTGGAACAGGGTCCTCCCTGATGTCAACCCCCGGAAAATATTTGTTCTAgttaaaatctcatttaaaactGTTTAGGCGGAACCTAAACAGGATCTACGTAATCCAACTacaaaataataacattaatgacaatgacaacaataaagttggaagagaagggagcgTTACCAGGAAGCAGACGAAAATcaagagaaaagtaaagagacagaaagagagagagatgtgtgaggaaaaaaaggaaaaaaagctaaGGTCCGACGGCCAGGTGCTCCCCGCTCCCCATCGCTCGCCCCGAGCCCCGCCCACCAgggccccgccccgcccacaATGCCCCGCCCCCTGAGCACCGCCCACCAGGGCGCCATCAACCAGGGCCCCGCTCCCGCGCCCCGCCCACCAGGTCCCCGCCCACCATGTCCCGCCCCCCGGGCCCCGCCCACCAGGGCTCCACCAACCAGAGCCCCGCTCCCGCGCTCCGCCCACCAGGCCCCCCCCGCCCACCAGGCCCCCTCCCCGTCCCCGCGCTCCGCCCACCGGGCCCCAACCACCAGGCCACCAGGGCCCCACCCACTCGCTCCGCCCACCAGGCCCCGCTCCCTGAGCCCCGCCCACAGAGCCCAACCAACCAGAGCTCCGTCCCCGCGCCCCGCCCACCGGGCCCCGCCCACCTGTACTCCTGCGTGCGCAGCGAGTAGAGCTTGAAGGCGCAGCCCAGGGCGATGACGAGCAGCAGGCCGCACACCAGGCTGCCGATGAGCGCGGCGGTGATGACCTTGCGGGGCACGGCGGCCAGACAGCCGTGCTCGTCGCTGCCGTCCTGGCAGTCCTCCTGGCCGTCGCAGCGCCACGTCTCGAAGATGCACAGGTTGGTGCCGCAGTGGAAGGTGCCGGGCTGGCAGGAGAAGCAGTTCTTCTCGTCGGCGCCGTCGGGGCAGCTCTTCTGGTTGTTGCAGCGGTCGGCGGGCGCGTAGCACAGGCCGCCGCCGCCCTCGCAGGGGTACTGGTCGGGCGGGCAGGCGGGGCAGCCCTGCTCGTCCCGGCCGCTGGCGCAGTGCCACCAGCCGTCGCAGCGCTGGGGCTCCGAGAAGCAGCCCTGGTCCCCCGCGTCGCCCCCGCCGCACGGCCGCTCCCAGGGCAGGCAGTAGCCCTTCACCTGGTAGGTGGCGTTGAAGCCGTGGCCGGCGCTGCGGGCGCGGGCGTGGTAGGCCACGGTGAGGCGGCCCTGGGCGGCCTCGAGGCTCACGGGCCGGTGGTTGCTGCGGTAGGACAGCGTCTGCAGCAGGCGGTCGCCGCGCTCGCCCAGGCCCTCGTACACCTGCACGTAGTCGTCGTAGCCCAGCCGCAGCTCCAGCTGCAGCAGCACGCGGCGCGGGTCCTGCGTGTCCACCAGCCACGTGCAGTGAAGGTCCGAAGGCCCCCGGGCCGCGCCGAACAGGTCTGGGGAGGCGAAGGAGCCGTAGAAGCTGCCCAGCCGCCGGCCGCACGCCAGGTCCGGGCAGCCGGCCTCGTCGGAGCCGTCGCCGCAGTCCTGTGAGCCGTCACAGCGCCGCTCGGCCGGCAGGCAGCGCGTGGAGCGCGCCCCGCTGCAAGGGAAGGTGCCCCCGGGGCACAGGCTGCCCGGTGGCTCCCAGGCGGGCGTGGAGCAGTTCCCCTCGTCTGAGCCGTCCCCGCACTCGTCCAGGCTGTTGCACCGCCACGGGCCGGGCAGACACTTGCCGTTGTCGCAGAGGAACTCATCTGCCTGGCAAGACGCCTGGCCCAGCTTCCCTGGGGGGCGAGGAGCACAGAAGACGTGGTCAGCAGAGCCTCCCTCCGGGACAGGGCCAGAGGCAGGCAGGTGCCCTGGTCACAGCAGGGCCTCTGGCTCGGCCCCATGCAGTGAAAACAGCACCAAAAAGAGAAGCCCCTCGCTTCTGCACGGCCACTGAGGGTCAGAGACCCCTGGAAGACTGGGGTGGCAGAGTTCCTGACTTGAGCTAGAGCTAAAGGGCTAGTCCCCTGCTCTAGCCAAGTCTGTTGAGTGGGGTCTGTGACAAACCCCAGTGACCTTGAGAAGCTCTGTGGGGGCATCCAGAGATGGGGGTGGGACCCGTCCTGGCCCTGATGGGGCTGGCTgtcgggggagggggtggggaggacctGCGGGGAGCctgggcagtggagggcgctgccTGGCCCTTGGAGCCCTCCTCATGGGTGCACTGTGCTCTGTGGAACGGgccatcctccccaccccacccgctGCCGGGACCACCTCGGATGTAGGAGAGGCGGAAGCCCTGGGCCTGGCCGGAGCTGGAGGCGTCGGAGTGGAAGAAGATCCAGACGTGGTCCCGGGCAGACGTGAAGGCGGGCGGGATGGCAGAGCCGCAGAGCCGGAGGGCCTCCTGGCGGGGCGGGGCCGCCGGGCCCAGCATGACCCAGTCCAGGGAGCACTGGTGGGACTCCTCCACGTCAAAGCTGCGGAAGCTGCAGGGTGGAGAGGACAGCCAGGGAGTGGTCAGGGCTGGCCTGATGGCAAGGACAGCCCACCCACACCCACCTCATTGCCCTGGCCCCTCGTCTCCCATACTCGCCCGACTCCCCCACTCCCAGTCACTGGGTGGGACCCCCTCGCCCCCAACCACGGACAGCATTCGTCACATTCAGCATTCTTTCGCATGCTTTCTGCGCAAGAAAGCCTCAATCGTGTTCCTTCTGCCCTCCATCAGCACGGGCACAGCATCCCCAGCCCAAagccaaagaggagaggggaggcccAAGGGCCCAGCTCCCTCCCACCGGCACAAATCCATAGGGTTTGGGGCAGGCCCACGGCTGGCCTGGACTGCAGTTGGGGGACACGGTGTCACCTGGGAGAAGGACCAGCCCTGGACTCCAGTGGCTGTCTGCTGCCCAGGCcatgggtggggcaggggggaCATGCTGTGTGCCATGGAGAGCCACTCTCACACATTCCCACATTCAAGGCTCCACTTAGTTGCCCCACTGGTCCACTTCtagagaaggggaaactgaggcacagcacCCAGTGCAGACTCTGCTCATGTCTGTCATGTCCCTGGGCTTTGACACTCTGGAGTAGCCAAGGGCCTTTGGGCTTTGGCATCTGGGAGAGCTCAGACAGATATCCCTCACCCAAGACCAGGGGTTCCGGCACCTCAGTTTCACTTCCTGGTCCCCGTGccccattttcttctaaatgtccCAAGGTTCCCTAAGATTAGAGTATTTGGGCCCCTTCCTGGCTCCCTCCCCTGCCAAGAGCACCCCAGGGCCCCCTGGGGAAGCCTTGTTCTGGGCTCAGTGCCAGCCTGGCCTCAAGTCACTCCTGCAGGACAGGGAGGAGACCTCTGCCATCTCAGAGGCAGCTGAACCAGGCCCACCGGTCCCAGGGCACCCCCTCACTGGCAAGGCTGAGGAGACTGATAGTCCCTGCACCCCTTGAGCAAGGCTCAGGGCAGGAAGAGGCCCAGTGCCAGGCAACCAGCCACAGAGGCCCACGGGGAGCTGGGGACCTGGGCACACGCCCGTGCTCATCCATGTTCAGGCACTCACTCGTGCACACTCACATGCTTACCACTCACACATGCTCACATGTGCTTTCACGCTGCTCCACAGGTGTACTCATAGGCAAGAGTTCACACGTCTGCTCAcgtatgcacacatacatgcatgctcACATCTGCTCACACATGTACTCTCTGCACCTGTCCACACGTATGCACATGCACGTACAAAATCACACACATGtgctcacacacatacatgtagGCCCACCTAGATCCCCTCAGATCCCCTCGGTGTCCCCTTACCTGATGGTGATCATGTCCCCACGGTCGCCCTGGATGTACCAGCTGCAGTTGGTGCCCGGCGGGTAGTTGAGGGGCCAGGCCGGGCTGTAGATAACCCCACGCCGCTCTGTGTGTGGCTCTGGCTTCCCACTGCAGGTGGCTGTTGggagaggaggctgggaaatgccaGCCCCGCCCCACCTCCAGGCACAGGCCTCCCCCAGGGGCAGCTCAAGGGCAGCCAAGGATGGCCATGACCGGGGGCAAGACCACCACTGCTCAAGACTCCACCCAAGTGGTGGGTGGGGGGCAAGAAGGACCCATCTGCACTTGGAGTAGCCAGAACTGCCCCTCTACTGGTGCACCAGAGCCTAGgtccctccccacaccccc
Proteins encoded:
- the LRP3 gene encoding low-density lipoprotein receptor-related protein 3 isoform X2, with amino-acid sequence MNLFLTGRLSSAVPALATCSGKPEPHTERRGVIYSPAWPLNYPPGTNCSWYIQGDRGDMITISFRSFDVEESHQCSLDWVMLGPAAPPRQEALRLCGSAIPPAFTSARDHVWIFFHSDASSSGQAQGFRLSYIRGKLGQASCQADEFLCDNGKCLPGPWRCNSLDECGDGSDEGNCSTPAWEPPGSLCPGGTFPCSGARSTRCLPAERRCDGSQDCGDGSDEAGCPDLACGRRLGSFYGSFASPDLFGAARGPSDLHCTWLVDTQDPRRVLLQLELRLGYDDYVQVYEGLGERGDRLLQTLSYRSNHRPVSLEAAQGRLTVAYHARARSAGHGFNATYQVKGYCLPWERPCGGGDAGDQGCFSEPQRCDGWWHCASGRDEQGCPACPPDQYPCEGGGGLCYAPADRCNNQKSCPDGADEKNCFSCQPGTFHCGTNLCIFETWRCDGQEDCQDGSDEHGCLAAVPRKVITAALIGSLVCGLLLVIALGCAFKLYSLRTQEYRAFETQMTRLEAEFVRREAPPSYGQLIAQGLIPPVEDFPVYSASQASVLQNLRTAMRRQMRRHASRRGPSRRRLGRLWNRLFHRPRAPRGQIPLLTAARTSQTVLGDGLLQPAPDAPAPPTDTGGPEAAGGGPPGAPGHAPEGGPSLPLPPGLGVPERRPRNKDRKGRGGPLVGNLAPPDTSREACSAQNPQLSAPTASDTLGPHPSEPLGVCRSPLPPCSPTLEASDDEALLVC
- the LRP3 gene encoding low-density lipoprotein receptor-related protein 3 isoform X3, with product MEKRAAAGPEWGPGARAPLAVVCLVNLFLTGRLSSAVPALATCSGKPEPHTERRGVIYSPAWPLNYPPGTNCSWYIQGDRGDMITISFRSFDVEESHQCSLDWVMLGPAAPPRQEALRLCGSAIPPAFTSARDHVWIFFHSDASSSGQAQGFRLSYIRGKLGQASCQADEFLCDNGKCLPGPWRCNSLDECGDGSDEGNCSTPAWEPPGSLCPGGTFPCSGARSTRCLPAERRCDGSQDCGDGSDEAGCPDLACGRRLGSFYGSFASPDLFGAARGPSDLHCTWLVDTQDPRRVLLQLELRLGYDDYVQVYEGLGERGDRLLQTLSYRSNHRPVSLEAAQGRLTVAYHARARSAGHGFNATYQVKGYCLPWERPCGGGDAGDQGCFSEPQRCDGWWHCASGRDEQGCPACPPDQYPCEGGGGLCYAPADRCNNQKSCPDGADEKNCFSCQPGTFHCGTNLCIFETWRCDGQEDCQDGSDEHGCLAAVPRKVITAALIGSLVCGLLLVIALGCAFKLYSLRTQEYRAFETQMTRLEAEFVRREAPPSYGQLIAQGLIPPVEDFPVYSASQPPSPRSRPRCYRTCAPPCGDRCAGTPPAAGPPAAAWAASGTGSSTGRGRRAARSRC
- the LRP3 gene encoding low-density lipoprotein receptor-related protein 3 isoform X4 yields the protein MITISFRSFDVEESHQCSLDWVMLGPAAPPRQEALRLCGSAIPPAFTSARDHVWIFFHSDASSSGQAQGFRLSYIRGKLGQASCQADEFLCDNGKCLPGPWRCNSLDECGDGSDEGNCSTPAWEPPGSLCPGGTFPCSGARSTRCLPAERRCDGSQDCGDGSDEAGCPDLACGRRLGSFYGSFASPDLFGAARGPSDLHCTWLVDTQDPRRVLLQLELRLGYDDYVQVYEGLGERGDRLLQTLSYRSNHRPVSLEAAQGRLTVAYHARARSAGHGFNATYQVKGYCLPWERPCGGGDAGDQGCFSEPQRCDGWWHCASGRDEQGCPACPPDQYPCEGGGGLCYAPADRCNNQKSCPDGADEKNCFSCQPGTFHCGTNLCIFETWRCDGQEDCQDGSDEHGCLAAVPRKVITAALIGSLVCGLLLVIALGCAFKLYSLRTQEYRAFETQMTRLEAEFVRREAPPSYGQLIAQGLIPPVEDFPVYSASQASVLQNLRTAMRRQMRRHASRRGPSRRRLGRLWNRLFHRPRAPRGQIPLLTAARTSQTVLGDGLLQPAPDAPAPPTDTGGPEAAGGGPPGAPGHAPEGGPSLPLPPGLGVPERRPRNKDRKGRGGPLVGNLAPPDTSREACSAQNPQLSAPTASDTLGPHPSEPLGVCRSPLPPCSPTLEASDDEALLVC
- the LRP3 gene encoding low-density lipoprotein receptor-related protein 3 isoform X1: MEKRAAAGPEWGPGARAPLAVVCLVNLFLTGRLSSAVPALATCSGKPEPHTERRGVIYSPAWPLNYPPGTNCSWYIQGDRGDMITISFRSFDVEESHQCSLDWVMLGPAAPPRQEALRLCGSAIPPAFTSARDHVWIFFHSDASSSGQAQGFRLSYIRGKLGQASCQADEFLCDNGKCLPGPWRCNSLDECGDGSDEGNCSTPAWEPPGSLCPGGTFPCSGARSTRCLPAERRCDGSQDCGDGSDEAGCPDLACGRRLGSFYGSFASPDLFGAARGPSDLHCTWLVDTQDPRRVLLQLELRLGYDDYVQVYEGLGERGDRLLQTLSYRSNHRPVSLEAAQGRLTVAYHARARSAGHGFNATYQVKGYCLPWERPCGGGDAGDQGCFSEPQRCDGWWHCASGRDEQGCPACPPDQYPCEGGGGLCYAPADRCNNQKSCPDGADEKNCFSCQPGTFHCGTNLCIFETWRCDGQEDCQDGSDEHGCLAAVPRKVITAALIGSLVCGLLLVIALGCAFKLYSLRTQEYRAFETQMTRLEAEFVRREAPPSYGQLIAQGLIPPVEDFPVYSASQASVLQNLRTAMRRQMRRHASRRGPSRRRLGRLWNRLFHRPRAPRGQIPLLTAARTSQTVLGDGLLQPAPDAPAPPTDTGGPEAAGGGPPGAPGHAPEGGPSLPLPPGLGVPERRPRNKDRKGRGGPLVGNLAPPDTSREACSAQNPQLSAPTASDTLGPHPSEPLGVCRSPLPPCSPTLEASDDEALLVC